The following are encoded in a window of Deinococcus carri genomic DNA:
- a CDS encoding HNH endonuclease signature motif containing protein, with the protein MAESFTETERRTIYRKSADMCWYCGRARAAHVEHQTPKALEGTSHLSNLVGACAECNRQKAGHRVSGNPNWTLEQYRVQVAAALAVPAEGFEFYGERLDALRRAYASEHPGETAKLVLRGLKDDLLPGVPEPLPMIVWNPPYVYEDDSL; encoded by the coding sequence ATGGCCGAATCATTTACGGAGACTGAGCGCCGAACCATCTACCGCAAAAGTGCCGACATGTGCTGGTATTGCGGCAGGGCGAGAGCTGCCCACGTCGAACACCAGACGCCGAAGGCCCTGGAGGGAACCAGCCACCTCAGCAATCTGGTCGGGGCTTGTGCCGAGTGCAACCGTCAGAAGGCGGGGCACCGCGTCTCCGGGAACCCAAACTGGACGCTGGAGCAGTACCGCGTTCAGGTGGCGGCGGCCCTGGCTGTCCCAGCCGAGGGCTTCGAGTTTTATGGCGAGCGCCTGGATGCTCTGCGTCGCGCCTATGCCTCTGAGCATCCCGGAGAGACCGCGAAGCTGGTGTTACGTGGCCTGAAAGATGACTTGCTCCCCGGTGTCCCAGAGCCTTTGCCGATGATCGTTTGGAACCCGCCCTATGTCTACGAGGACGACAGCCTTTAA
- a CDS encoding LexA family protein, whose amino-acid sequence MEQEKPLTPRQRDVLAEVARLQALGENITTGRLAEHLGMPRQNVRMYLLILVERQLVHYDASERRTAVIQLSDRGRAYLHLPPIVLSLPIVGDVAAGPPGYTSEHVEGYATRLQDLLSLHEGDFLLRVRGESMIGIGIYPGDYVVIRPSAAEPHNGEIALVAVPGEDTATLKRWHRNNGTVTLFSENPDYPPMTFKTVDVLVQGCLVGHIGTGRARQTRNLNPQG is encoded by the coding sequence ATGGAACAGGAAAAACCCCTCACTCCCCGGCAACGCGACGTGCTCGCGGAAGTCGCCCGGCTCCAGGCTCTGGGCGAGAACATCACCACAGGGCGGCTGGCCGAACACCTCGGGATGCCCCGCCAGAACGTCCGGATGTACCTCCTCATCCTGGTCGAACGCCAGCTCGTTCACTACGACGCCAGCGAACGCCGCACCGCCGTGATTCAACTCAGCGACCGTGGACGGGCTTACCTCCACCTTCCGCCCATCGTCCTCTCCCTGCCTATCGTCGGTGACGTGGCGGCAGGCCCGCCCGGATACACCAGCGAGCATGTCGAAGGGTACGCCACGCGCTTGCAGGATTTGCTCTCGCTCCACGAAGGCGATTTCCTGCTGCGCGTGCGCGGTGAAAGCATGATCGGCATCGGCATCTACCCCGGCGACTACGTGGTCATCCGTCCCAGCGCCGCCGAGCCACACAATGGCGAGATCGCCCTCGTGGCCGTGCCCGGTGAAGACACCGCCACCCTGAAGCGCTGGCACCGCAACAACGGTACGGTGACGCTGTTCTCGGAAAATCCGGACTACCCGCCCATGACCTTCAAGACCGTGGACGTCCTCGTGCAGGGCTGCCTCGTGGGTCACATCGGCACAGGCCGCGCCCGGCAAACCCGCAACCTCAACCCCCAGGGGTAA
- a CDS encoding helicase-related protein, which yields MTQTHPSDRRFFTNEPGATLHDRFGKILDHAQFFDVLVGYFRTSGYKAMHDKLNSVEKMRILVGLNVDQRSFDLFSQAHQGMLDFESHARSKEQFTEQLVNELEYGDDAAEVEASARQFIGSIQSGQLELRAFPSQDLHAKVYISRFPDTFPDYGRVITGSSNFSLNGLVAQREFNVELKDRNDVDFALAKFEDLWRDGVDVSMTYVDTVQQKTWLSEAITPYEIYLKFLYEYFKEDINLDNEVDIDLPDGFMDLAYQKQAVLTARKILEAYGGVFIADVVGLGKTYISAMLLQGYPGRKLVICPPPLENYWRETFLEFGVRGVEVRSLGKLDEIRERGTEKYQYVLIDEAHRFRTDTTQTYQTLHDICWGKRVILVSATPLNNRLEDILSLLKLFQPARRGTIPGVPNLEAFFKELNQSLKLYEKGTPEYLEAVKRASEQVREKVLSHVMVRRTRTEIQKFFSQDLQEQNLSFPTLAPPQRIIYEFDERTNEVFDETMELLREFQYTRYTPLLYLQKAITGQQRQGQRNVGGFMKGILVKRLESSFHAFRLTVARFITSYERFIEMFEGGTILIGKNLDVYELLNSDDEARLLDLEGKGKLDRYAATDFDDEYLPRLRQDLDLLRRIQSLWQDVHEDPKLDAFLHELKVNPRLKGQRVLIFTESKETGAYLYEHLRSEYGNEVIAYASNGGRHDGQSLSVQTARSMIENAFDPKRARKEESPLRLLVTTDVLAEGMNLHRAAVVINYDLPWNPTRVLQRVGRVNRVGTKHTEVSVFNFFPTARSESHLGLEQRIKAKLQSFHDTLGEDAKYLSDDEEIASHNFSDRLYQRLSTKAGLEEQEERSELQYLQLLRDIRDKEPTLFERIKRLPRKGRSARPHERSTLMTFFRQGKLKKVLASMPGQYKVSEVNFFEAVDLLACPRDLARVPMPKDYFDLLQRNKEQFESLTTPEERMGATGASHDRHLATLLRSSEMRRVAEFTDEDELFLQQVRAALDAGTVPHKTLQTIRKEIDAALKKGGLRPLQILGCFRKHVTPAHLAPLHSGPPGQQQSREVILSAYLVGDPT from the coding sequence ATGACCCAGACCCATCCCAGCGACCGCCGCTTCTTCACGAACGAGCCGGGTGCCACGCTGCACGACCGTTTCGGGAAGATTCTCGACCATGCCCAGTTTTTCGACGTTCTGGTCGGCTACTTCCGCACCAGCGGCTACAAGGCGATGCACGACAAGCTGAACAGCGTGGAGAAGATGCGGATCCTCGTGGGTCTGAACGTCGACCAGCGCAGTTTCGACCTCTTCTCGCAGGCCCATCAGGGCATGCTGGACTTCGAATCCCACGCCCGGTCGAAGGAGCAGTTCACCGAGCAACTTGTCAACGAACTGGAGTACGGGGACGACGCCGCAGAAGTCGAGGCCTCCGCGCGGCAGTTCATCGGGTCCATCCAGAGCGGGCAGCTCGAACTCCGCGCTTTCCCATCTCAGGACCTCCACGCCAAGGTCTATATCTCGCGCTTCCCGGACACGTTCCCTGATTACGGGCGCGTCATCACCGGTTCCAGCAACTTCAGCCTGAACGGCCTCGTCGCACAGCGAGAGTTCAACGTCGAACTCAAAGACCGCAACGACGTGGACTTCGCCCTCGCGAAGTTCGAGGACCTCTGGCGCGATGGCGTGGACGTCAGCATGACCTACGTCGACACGGTCCAGCAAAAGACGTGGCTCTCCGAGGCCATCACGCCTTACGAGATCTACCTGAAGTTCCTCTACGAATACTTCAAGGAGGACATCAACCTCGACAACGAGGTGGACATCGACCTGCCCGACGGCTTCATGGATCTCGCTTACCAGAAGCAGGCCGTGTTGACCGCCCGCAAGATCCTCGAAGCGTATGGCGGCGTCTTCATCGCAGACGTGGTCGGTCTCGGGAAGACGTACATCAGCGCGATGCTCCTGCAAGGGTACCCGGGGCGAAAACTGGTCATCTGCCCCCCGCCCCTTGAAAACTACTGGCGCGAAACCTTCCTTGAATTCGGCGTGCGCGGCGTGGAGGTCCGCTCGCTCGGCAAACTGGACGAGATTCGCGAACGCGGCACCGAGAAGTACCAGTACGTCCTGATCGACGAGGCCCACCGCTTCCGGACGGACACCACCCAGACCTACCAGACCCTGCATGACATCTGCTGGGGCAAGCGCGTCATCCTGGTGTCTGCCACACCGCTCAACAACCGCCTCGAAGACATCCTCAGCCTGCTGAAACTGTTCCAGCCCGCGCGGCGGGGGACGATTCCCGGTGTGCCGAACCTCGAAGCCTTCTTCAAGGAGTTGAACCAGTCCCTCAAGCTGTACGAGAAGGGCACACCCGAGTACCTCGAAGCGGTCAAGCGGGCCTCCGAGCAGGTGCGTGAGAAGGTGCTCTCGCACGTCATGGTCCGGCGGACCCGTACAGAGATCCAGAAGTTTTTCTCGCAGGATCTCCAAGAGCAGAACCTGAGTTTCCCGACTCTCGCGCCGCCTCAACGCATCATCTACGAATTTGACGAGAGAACAAACGAGGTCTTCGACGAGACGATGGAGTTGCTGCGGGAGTTCCAGTACACCCGTTACACGCCTCTGCTGTACCTCCAGAAGGCGATTACCGGGCAGCAGCGGCAGGGGCAACGGAACGTCGGCGGGTTCATGAAAGGCATCCTCGTCAAACGCCTCGAATCGTCGTTTCATGCCTTCCGCCTCACGGTCGCCCGCTTCATCACGTCGTATGAACGCTTCATCGAGATGTTCGAAGGGGGCACCATCCTCATCGGCAAGAACCTCGACGTGTACGAACTCCTCAACAGCGACGACGAGGCTCGATTGCTCGACCTGGAGGGCAAGGGCAAGCTCGACCGTTACGCAGCCACCGACTTCGATGACGAGTATCTGCCCAGGCTCCGGCAGGATCTCGATCTGCTCCGCCGGATCCAGTCGCTCTGGCAGGACGTTCATGAGGATCCAAAGCTCGACGCTTTCCTGCATGAACTGAAAGTCAACCCACGCCTGAAAGGGCAGCGCGTGCTGATCTTCACGGAGTCGAAGGAGACCGGAGCTTATCTGTACGAACATCTGCGCAGCGAGTACGGCAACGAGGTCATCGCCTACGCCAGCAACGGTGGTCGGCACGACGGTCAAAGCCTCAGTGTGCAAACCGCGCGCAGCATGATCGAGAACGCCTTCGACCCCAAGCGCGCGCGCAAGGAGGAGTCCCCCTTGCGTCTGCTCGTCACGACCGATGTGCTCGCAGAAGGGATGAACCTGCACCGCGCTGCTGTGGTGATCAACTACGACCTGCCGTGGAACCCTACGCGGGTTCTTCAACGCGTGGGACGCGTCAACCGCGTCGGTACGAAGCACACCGAAGTCTCGGTCTTCAACTTCTTCCCCACCGCTCGTTCGGAGAGTCACCTCGGCCTGGAGCAGCGCATCAAGGCCAAGCTCCAGAGCTTTCACGACACGCTCGGTGAGGACGCCAAATACCTCAGCGACGACGAGGAGATTGCCAGCCACAACTTCAGCGACCGGCTCTACCAGCGCCTCAGCACGAAAGCTGGCCTCGAAGAGCAGGAGGAGCGCAGTGAATTGCAGTACCTGCAACTGCTGCGTGACATCCGGGACAAGGAGCCGACACTCTTCGAACGCATCAAACGCCTGCCTCGCAAGGGGCGCAGCGCACGCCCCCACGAGCGCAGCACCCTGATGACCTTCTTCCGCCAGGGCAAGCTCAAGAAGGTGCTCGCCAGCATGCCCGGACAGTACAAAGTCAGCGAGGTGAACTTCTTCGAAGCGGTTGACCTGCTCGCCTGCCCGCGTGACCTCGCTCGCGTCCCGATGCCGAAGGATTACTTCGACCTGCTTCAGCGCAACAAGGAGCAGTTCGAAAGCCTCACGACGCCTGAGGAACGCATGGGGGCCACTGGAGCCAGCCATGATCGCCACCTCGCCACCTTGCTGCGGTCGTCCGAGATGCGCCGCGTGGCGGAATTCACCGACGAGGACGAGCTCTTCCTTCAGCAAGTGCGCGCCGCCCTCGACGCGGGCACCGTCCCTCACAAGACCCTTCAGACCATCCGCAAAGAGATCGATGCGGCCTTGAAGAAGGGGGGGCTGCGCCCACTTCAGATCCTTGGCTGCTTCCGCAAGCACGTCACTCCCGCTCACCTCGCCCCGCTTCACTCGGGGCCGCCCGGTCAGCAGCAAAGCCGCGAGGTCATCCTCTCGGCGTACCTCGTTGGAGACCCCACATGA
- a CDS encoding Eco57I restriction-modification methylase domain-containing protein → MNHEQACRLIHTTFEAPYDETRFRVFVRNLLGHWQEEQRPASSGSAVSEAFRDTVTQVKHLGHFTDAARQDVDVLAVRLKSGLTLERARTAQRNFVARYLEGSGRDAAIVAFYSEDTTEWRFSLIKLELNYVTREDGKGAFQKNVTPAKRLSFLVGPGEGSHTAQRRLVGLLEDEGTPTLAAIEDAFSIEVVTDEFFESYKRLFLTLKGDLDDIVASDVQVAAEFSAKAIDTATFAKRLMGQLVFLYFIQKKGWLGVEKHHRWGEGPRDFLRRLYRKDIVPYDNFFDDLLEPLFYEGLALDRSVEDHYFHHLRCRVPFLNGGLFEPMNGYDWVNIGIRVPDQHIGDVLDTFDLYNFTVQEDSPLDKEVAVDPEMLGKVFENLLEVTDRKSKGAFYTPREIVHYMAQDALIHYLDRGMNFGEVELVAAAQPGLFGSAVALTRQPMLSNRTYTERVPVADIASFIRYADLAIENDAATAAKGQETAAYSFKVPASIRTHARELDDLLARVKVIDPAIGSGAFPVGVLTEIIRSRAFLTPFLGSNEDRSAYTLKRHAIFESIYGVDIDAAAVDIAKLRLWLSLVVDETDFSSIKPLPNLDYKIVVGNTMSRIEGFTDFAARDRLAELKQTYFNESQRTRKQELRQEINEATQKVYAAARHWGQDGTFDFHVAFGEVFREGGFDIAIGNPPYVRQELIKELKPALKKAFPDVYNGTADLYTYFYGAALEVLKPGGVLAFITPNKWFKANYGKSLRRHLAEKMAIHNIIDFGELPVFKNATTYPMIFIAEKKDGRTVDTVLTEVKNLAAPYPDIELLVAEQGQILPQDAIKGDEWRLMSNDLAKMVEQMRSRGIPLGEYVGNKIYWGIKTGCNEAFVIDAEKRDELIAADPNSAEIIKPLAVGDDVRRWHIRDKKRYLIVTRIGVDIQRYPAVFAHLKKFEDRLRARSDQGNHWWELRSCDYYDAFDRPKIIYPDIVQHGRFTIDKSGTFSNDTTFILPAEDYYLLALLNSKVVWNYLISVSASIQGKSLRMKKIYVSTIPIPDADNTTKNQLSELAKNCLENKRGDLDKVEAEINEVATKLYGL, encoded by the coding sequence ATGAACCACGAACAGGCCTGCCGCCTTATCCACACCACCTTCGAAGCGCCTTACGACGAGACCCGCTTCCGCGTCTTCGTCCGCAACCTCCTCGGCCACTGGCAAGAGGAGCAGCGTCCCGCTTCGAGCGGGTCAGCGGTCAGCGAGGCGTTTCGCGATACCGTCACACAGGTCAAACACCTCGGGCACTTCACCGACGCTGCGCGGCAGGATGTCGATGTCCTCGCCGTTCGCCTGAAAAGCGGCCTGACACTGGAACGCGCGCGCACCGCGCAGCGCAACTTCGTCGCGCGGTATCTCGAAGGAAGTGGGCGGGACGCGGCCATCGTCGCCTTCTACAGCGAAGACACCACCGAATGGCGCTTCTCGCTGATCAAGCTCGAACTCAACTACGTCACGCGAGAGGATGGGAAAGGGGCGTTCCAGAAGAATGTGACCCCGGCCAAGCGCCTCTCCTTCCTCGTGGGTCCCGGTGAGGGCAGCCACACGGCCCAGCGGCGACTCGTCGGCCTCCTCGAAGACGAAGGCACACCAACGCTCGCGGCCATCGAGGACGCCTTCAGCATCGAAGTCGTCACCGACGAGTTCTTCGAGAGCTACAAGCGTCTGTTCCTGACACTCAAGGGCGACCTCGACGACATTGTGGCGAGCGACGTCCAGGTGGCCGCCGAGTTCAGCGCGAAAGCCATCGACACCGCCACGTTCGCCAAGCGGCTGATGGGGCAACTCGTCTTCCTCTACTTCATCCAGAAGAAAGGTTGGCTCGGTGTGGAGAAGCACCACCGCTGGGGTGAAGGGCCGCGCGACTTCCTGCGCAGGCTCTACCGGAAAGACATCGTTCCGTACGACAACTTCTTCGACGACCTGCTCGAACCACTGTTCTACGAGGGCCTGGCCCTCGACCGCAGCGTGGAGGATCACTACTTCCACCACCTGCGTTGCCGTGTGCCCTTCCTGAACGGCGGCCTGTTTGAGCCGATGAACGGGTACGACTGGGTGAACATCGGTATCCGGGTGCCGGACCAGCACATCGGCGACGTGCTCGACACCTTCGACCTCTACAACTTCACCGTGCAGGAAGACTCCCCGCTGGACAAAGAGGTCGCCGTCGACCCGGAGATGCTCGGGAAAGTCTTCGAGAATCTGCTGGAAGTTACCGACCGCAAGAGCAAGGGGGCGTTCTACACGCCCCGCGAGATCGTGCACTACATGGCGCAGGACGCCCTGATCCACTACCTCGACCGGGGCATGAACTTCGGCGAGGTGGAACTCGTGGCGGCGGCGCAGCCGGGCCTCTTCGGCAGCGCTGTGGCTCTCACGCGGCAGCCGATGCTGAGCAACCGCACCTACACCGAACGGGTGCCGGTCGCGGACATTGCCTCGTTTATTCGCTACGCCGATCTGGCGATAGAGAACGACGCCGCCACCGCCGCGAAAGGGCAAGAAACTGCGGCATACAGCTTCAAGGTGCCCGCGAGCATTCGAACCCATGCCCGTGAACTTGATGATTTGCTGGCCCGCGTGAAGGTCATCGACCCGGCCATCGGCTCCGGGGCGTTCCCGGTGGGTGTGCTGACCGAGATCATCCGCAGCCGCGCCTTCCTCACGCCGTTTCTGGGGAGCAATGAGGACCGGAGCGCCTACACGCTCAAACGCCACGCGATCTTCGAGAGCATCTATGGCGTGGACATCGACGCCGCCGCTGTAGACATCGCCAAACTGCGCCTCTGGCTCTCCCTGGTCGTGGACGAAACCGACTTCAGCAGTATCAAGCCGCTGCCGAACCTCGACTACAAGATCGTCGTGGGCAACACCATGAGCCGCATCGAAGGGTTCACGGACTTCGCCGCGCGGGACCGACTGGCAGAACTCAAACAGACCTACTTCAACGAAAGCCAGCGCACCCGCAAGCAGGAATTGCGGCAGGAGATCAACGAAGCCACCCAGAAGGTGTATGCGGCGGCCCGGCACTGGGGTCAGGACGGCACCTTCGACTTCCATGTGGCCTTTGGCGAGGTCTTCCGCGAAGGCGGCTTCGACATAGCCATCGGCAACCCGCCTTATGTACGGCAGGAACTGATCAAGGAGCTCAAGCCGGCACTGAAGAAGGCGTTTCCGGACGTCTACAACGGGACGGCGGACCTCTACACGTACTTCTACGGGGCCGCGCTGGAGGTGCTGAAGCCAGGCGGTGTGCTCGCGTTCATCACACCGAACAAGTGGTTCAAGGCGAACTATGGCAAAAGCCTGCGCCGCCACCTCGCAGAGAAGATGGCGATCCACAACATCATCGACTTTGGGGAACTGCCCGTCTTCAAGAACGCCACGACCTACCCGATGATTTTCATAGCCGAGAAGAAGGATGGCCGGACGGTGGACACGGTGCTGACCGAGGTGAAAAACCTGGCAGCCCCTTATCCGGACATCGAGCTTCTGGTTGCAGAGCAGGGGCAGATTCTGCCGCAGGATGCCATCAAGGGCGACGAGTGGCGACTCATGAGCAATGACCTTGCGAAAATGGTCGAGCAAATGCGGTCGCGGGGCATTCCCCTTGGGGAGTATGTCGGTAACAAGATCTATTGGGGAATAAAGACCGGATGCAACGAGGCATTTGTCATCGATGCGGAAAAGCGGGATGAACTTATTGCCGCTGATCCAAACAGCGCCGAAATCATTAAGCCCCTTGCAGTGGGCGATGATGTCAGGCGCTGGCATATCAGGGATAAAAAGCGCTACCTCATTGTGACTCGAATTGGCGTAGACATTCAGCGTTACCCTGCTGTCTTTGCCCATCTTAAAAAGTTTGAAGATCGCCTTCGTGCCCGATCTGATCAGGGAAATCATTGGTGGGAACTGCGCTCTTGCGACTACTACGATGCATTCGATAGGCCCAAGATTATCTACCCAGACATTGTCCAGCACGGCCGCTTTACGATTGATAAGTCCGGCACGTTTTCAAACGATACAACATTCATATTGCCAGCTGAAGACTATTATTTATTAGCCTTACTAAATTCGAAAGTTGTATGGAATTACTTAATTTCAGTTAGCGCATCCATTCAAGGGAAATCACTGAGAATGAAGAAGATATATGTATCAACGATTCCCATTCCGGACGCCGATAATACTACCAAAAATCAACTTTCCGAATTAGCTAAAAATTGTTTGGAGAATAAGAGAGGAGATTTGGACAAAGTGGAAGCTGAAATCAACGAAGTCGCTACTAAACTATACGGATTATAA